Proteins encoded by one window of Halosolutus amylolyticus:
- a CDS encoding metal ABC transporter ATP-binding protein, with translation MIAGPATEWDGADPIVSVDGVSFRYGDRPVLEDVSLDVEPGAFLGLVGPNGSGKSTLLELVLGLERPDSGSVTLFGDRAHEFDEGERIGYVAQDATETARDMPVTVREVVAMGRYPHRLVGRFSRADRRAIDEAMERVGIADLASRRIGRLSGGQRQRVFIARALASEADLLVLDEPTVGVDAESREAFYRLLGDLNASGLTIVLIEHDIGVVTTYATEIACLNRRLYFDGDPSEFVATDALADAYGTDQHVVHHDH, from the coding sequence ATGATCGCCGGACCAGCGACCGAGTGGGACGGGGCGGATCCGATCGTCAGCGTCGACGGAGTCTCGTTCCGGTACGGCGATCGACCGGTTCTCGAGGACGTTTCGCTCGACGTCGAACCGGGTGCGTTTCTCGGACTGGTCGGGCCGAACGGGAGCGGCAAGAGCACGCTCCTCGAACTGGTACTCGGCCTCGAGCGCCCGGATTCGGGATCGGTGACGCTCTTCGGCGATCGCGCTCACGAGTTCGACGAGGGCGAACGGATCGGATACGTCGCACAGGACGCCACCGAGACGGCACGAGACATGCCGGTGACGGTGCGCGAGGTGGTCGCGATGGGACGGTACCCCCACCGACTCGTCGGCCGGTTCTCGCGGGCGGACCGCCGGGCGATCGACGAGGCGATGGAACGCGTCGGGATCGCGGACCTCGCGTCCCGCCGCATCGGCCGGCTCTCCGGCGGCCAGCGACAGCGCGTGTTCATCGCCCGCGCGTTGGCGTCCGAAGCGGACCTCCTGGTACTCGACGAACCGACCGTCGGCGTGGACGCGGAGTCCCGAGAGGCGTTCTACAGGCTCCTCGGCGACCTGAACGCGTCCGGGCTTACGATCGTCCTCATCGAGCACGATATCGGCGTCGTCACGACGTACGCGACCGAAATCGCGTGTCTCAACCGCCGTCTGTACTTCGACGGCGATCCGTCGGAGTTCGTCGCGACCGACGCCCTCGCGGACGCGTACGGAACCGACCAGCACGTCGTTCACCACGATCATTGA
- a CDS encoding DUF7511 domain-containing protein, protein MTDSTPTDFEPEWTGSADPGATDPSRSGLMAVVVGPAERPVCTIYPPDVATPYQTTTWITASGDAFVARGEMR, encoded by the coding sequence ATGACCGATTCGACGCCGACCGACTTCGAACCGGAGTGGACCGGGTCGGCGGATCCGGGAGCGACCGATCCGTCTCGATCCGGACTGATGGCAGTCGTCGTCGGCCCTGCGGAACGGCCTGTCTGTACGATCTATCCGCCGGACGTGGCCACACCGTACCAGACGACGACGTGGATAACCGCATCCGGAGACGCGTTCGTCGCCCGCGGGGAGATGCGATGA
- a CDS encoding metal ABC transporter substrate-binding protein — MVRQTRRRFIEMGIGSAAIGAIAGCVSTPADSDSEETAAQASFFVFGDFASAVAGETATAETLVPIGQHGHGWEPGPRIQGKVLESDLFVRVSEGFQPWADDLVESLTDDDADVHLVDAGASVDRLDVGHEDEDEQDHDDHDHDDHEDEHDDHDDHDEHDDHDHDHDEHDDHDHGHDHDHAGGDPHFWLDPTRAITAVETIRDGFVAIDGANEDAYVDNADEYCTRLEELDETFRSTLADASRDVVLVAGHDAFQYLGHRYDFEIETLTGLAPDSRPTPADIERAQDVIAEHDLEYVCADPLESQTAAEQLVEETDARDVLPLTPIPGRTQAWADEGWGYIDVMERINLETLTEALDAR, encoded by the coding sequence ATGGTGCGACAGACTCGTCGACGATTCATCGAGATGGGGATCGGATCCGCCGCGATCGGCGCGATCGCTGGGTGTGTATCGACGCCAGCCGACAGCGACAGCGAGGAGACGGCGGCCCAGGCCTCGTTTTTCGTGTTCGGAGACTTCGCGAGCGCAGTCGCCGGCGAAACCGCAACGGCGGAGACGCTGGTTCCGATCGGACAGCACGGCCACGGCTGGGAACCGGGGCCGAGGATCCAGGGAAAAGTCCTCGAGTCGGACCTCTTCGTCCGCGTGTCCGAGGGATTCCAGCCCTGGGCTGACGATCTCGTAGAGAGTCTCACCGACGACGACGCGGACGTTCACCTCGTCGACGCCGGGGCGAGCGTCGATCGGCTCGACGTCGGCCACGAGGACGAAGACGAACAGGACCACGACGATCACGACCACGACGATCACGAAGACGAACACGACGATCACGACGATCACGACGAACACGACGATCACGATCACGACCACGACGAACACGACGATCACGATCACGGCCACGATCACGACCACGCCGGCGGTGATCCCCACTTCTGGCTCGACCCCACGCGTGCGATAACGGCCGTCGAGACCATCCGCGACGGGTTCGTGGCTATCGACGGTGCCAACGAGGACGCGTACGTCGACAACGCCGACGAGTACTGTACCAGGCTCGAGGAGCTCGACGAGACGTTCCGATCGACGCTCGCAGACGCCTCCAGGGACGTCGTGCTCGTCGCCGGCCACGACGCGTTTCAGTATCTCGGTCACCGGTACGATTTCGAGATCGAGACGCTGACAGGGCTGGCGCCCGACAGTCGGCCGACCCCGGCGGACATCGAGCGCGCACAGGACGTCATCGCGGAACACGACCTCGAGTACGTCTGTGCCGATCCGCTGGAATCGCAAACGGCGGCCGAGCAACTCGTCGAAGAGACGGACGCGAGGGACGTGCTCCCGCTGACGCCGATCCCGGGCCGGACGCAGGCGTGGGCCGACGAGGGCTGGGGATACATCGACGTCATGGAGCGTATCAACCTCGAAACGCTAACGGAGGCCCTCGACGCGCGATGA
- a CDS encoding DUF7130 family rubredoxin-like protein has translation MAEEQQQPRLGFGTEVYTEDGSRIGRIRGFDEEGFYVTLRAGMGGLSVEHVRSGHEFGEAELMWRCLECGEMGTLDQDLPETCPSCGSDREDLYYWTED, from the coding sequence ATGGCCGAAGAACAGCAGCAACCACGGCTCGGCTTCGGAACGGAGGTCTACACCGAGGATGGGTCCAGAATCGGACGGATTCGTGGCTTCGACGAGGAGGGGTTCTACGTCACCCTTCGGGCCGGGATGGGCGGGCTGAGCGTCGAACACGTCCGATCGGGCCACGAGTTCGGCGAGGCCGAACTGATGTGGCGGTGTCTCGAGTGCGGTGAGATGGGAACTCTCGACCAGGACCTCCCGGAGACCTGCCCGTCCTGTGGAAGCGATCGGGAGGATCTCTACTACTGGACCGAGGACTGA